In one Candidatus Woesearchaeota archaeon B3_Woes genomic region, the following are encoded:
- a CDS encoding transporter, which yields MDKELLEKKTNLLLGIFIAALIAANLLGSKVTTIFGIVTSVGIFAYPITFLITDIIEEVRGKKVTKSFIHAGLFALILTLILVAIGIVMPPASFYQSNEAYKTIFQNSMRVIIASITAFLISQYHDIWAFNFLKKKTKKKHLWLRNNLSTSVSQLIDTTIFIFIAFYATTPQYTVIRMIQMIIPYWTLKVLFAVVDTPLVYLGVKWIRSDKRKSLTNSKN from the coding sequence ATGGATAAAGAGTTACTTGAAAAAAAGACAAACTTGCTTCTTGGAATTTTTATAGCAGCACTAATAGCAGCAAATCTTTTAGGAAGCAAAGTTACAACAATTTTTGGTATTGTAACTTCTGTTGGAATTTTTGCCTATCCAATTACATTCTTAATAACTGATATTATCGAAGAGGTGAGAGGTAAAAAAGTTACTAAATCGTTTATCCATGCAGGATTATTTGCATTAATTTTAACATTAATACTTGTAGCAATTGGTATTGTTATGCCTCCTGCTTCATTTTATCAAAGTAATGAAGCTTATAAAACTATATTCCAAAATTCAATGAGAGTTATAATAGCAAGCATAACTGCCTTCCTAATCAGCCAATATCATGATATATGGGCCTTTAATTTTTTGAAAAAGAAGACAAAAAAGAAACACTTATGGTTAAGAAATAATTTATCTACAAGTGTATCTCAGTTAATAGACACAACAATTTTTATCTTTATAGCGTTCTATGCTACAACACCACAATACACAGTAATAAGGATGATTCAAATGATAATTCCTTATTGGACACTAAAGGTCTTATTTGCTGTTGTTGATACTCCTCTTGTTTACCTTGGAGTTAAATGGATCAGGTCTGATAAAAGAAAAAGCCTCACCAACAGTAAAAATTGA
- the topA gene encoding DNA topoisomerase I produces the protein MILNLCQKMVELIICEKPNAANKIAEALADGKPIKNTTNKVVSYEITHGDKDIIVGCAVGHLYGLKQKEKRAPLPIFDIEWVPTYDINKGSAFSKKYTTVLKRLAKKADTFTVATDYDIEGEVIGLNIVKFICKKNDAKRMKFSTLTKDELVKSYENAQSTLDWGQANAGVTRHFLDWFYGVNVSKALTKAISTTGGFKLMSTGRVQGPSLKMIVDKEKEIKAFIPDPYWMLSLNGKVNQQNIEAWHEKDKIFDKKDAEKILNKIKDEKQAKIKETETKKFNQEPPTPFDLTSLQIEAHKCLKISPKKTLEIAQELYTGGNISYPRTSSQQLPESIEYKKILNGLLKSKNYKESVDFLLKKKTLKPNNGKKTDPAHPAIYPTGIIPKAEEEKLKLYDLIVRRFLATFGDSAVRQTIKAKIDVKEEIFITKGTTTVEQGWHILYGKYAMFKEEELPDMKKGDKIDISKITKWDKETTPPKRYTESSIIKELEKRNLGTKSTRAQIIDTLFQRGYIDGKAIEATELGIRTSETLAKHCETLVNEKLTRHFEEEMSLIRESKKTKEEVIEEAKKIVTDIIKKFKKDEKEVGEELLAANRETINVMTHIGNCPNCKEGSLSIRRGKFGHFIACDKYPDCKTIFSLPAALIKPTKNICETCGLPKVLIIKKRKRPQELCINSKCSGKMENHTKEQLKEIDDIENGNVEKPCPKCKEGQLVVRKSIYGAFLGCNKYPKCRFTEKIEKEE, from the coding sequence ATGATTTTGAATCTATGTCAGAAAATGGTAGAACTAATCATATGTGAAAAGCCGAATGCAGCGAATAAAATAGCAGAAGCTTTAGCAGATGGCAAACCAATAAAAAACACAACAAATAAAGTTGTATCTTATGAAATCACTCATGGAGACAAAGATATTATTGTTGGGTGTGCTGTTGGTCATTTATATGGATTAAAACAAAAAGAAAAAAGAGCACCATTACCAATTTTTGATATTGAATGGGTTCCTACTTATGATATAAATAAAGGCAGCGCATTTAGTAAAAAATATACAACTGTTTTGAAAAGATTAGCAAAAAAAGCAGATACTTTTACTGTTGCAACTGATTATGATATTGAAGGAGAGGTAATTGGATTAAATATTGTTAAGTTTATCTGTAAAAAGAATGATGCAAAGAGAATGAAATTCTCTACATTAACTAAAGATGAATTAGTTAAGTCTTATGAAAATGCACAATCAACTTTAGATTGGGGCCAGGCAAATGCTGGTGTAACAAGACATTTTCTTGATTGGTTTTATGGTGTAAACGTATCTAAAGCTTTAACAAAAGCAATAAGCACTACTGGCGGTTTTAAATTAATGTCAACTGGTCGTGTTCAAGGTCCTTCTTTAAAGATGATAGTAGATAAAGAAAAAGAAATCAAAGCATTTATTCCAGACCCATATTGGATGTTATCTCTAAATGGAAAAGTTAATCAGCAGAATATTGAAGCGTGGCATGAAAAAGATAAAATTTTTGATAAAAAAGACGCAGAAAAAATATTAAATAAAATTAAAGACGAAAAACAAGCTAAAATTAAAGAGACAGAAACAAAAAAATTTAATCAAGAACCTCCTACACCATTTGATTTAACTTCTTTACAAATAGAAGCACATAAATGTTTGAAGATTTCACCTAAAAAAACATTAGAAATTGCACAAGAATTATACACTGGAGGTAATATTTCTTATCCAAGAACATCTTCACAACAATTACCAGAATCGATTGAGTATAAAAAAATACTTAATGGACTTTTAAAATCAAAAAATTATAAAGAAAGTGTTGATTTTTTACTAAAGAAAAAAACATTAAAGCCAAACAATGGTAAGAAAACAGATCCTGCACATCCTGCTATTTATCCTACTGGGATAATTCCTAAAGCTGAAGAAGAAAAATTAAAATTATATGATTTAATTGTTAGAAGATTTTTAGCTACTTTTGGAGATTCTGCAGTTAGACAGACAATTAAGGCGAAAATTGATGTTAAAGAAGAGATATTTATTACAAAAGGTACAACAACAGTTGAACAAGGGTGGCATATCTTATATGGAAAGTATGCAATGTTTAAGGAAGAAGAGCTTCCAGATATGAAGAAAGGAGATAAAATCGATATTAGCAAAATTACAAAATGGGACAAGGAAACAACGCCTCCTAAAAGATATACTGAGAGTTCAATTATCAAAGAATTAGAAAAAAGGAATTTAGGAACCAAATCTACAAGAGCACAGATTATAGATACTTTATTTCAGAGGGGGTATATTGATGGCAAGGCAATAGAAGCAACTGAGTTAGGAATAAGAACTTCTGAAACATTAGCAAAACATTGCGAAACTTTAGTTAATGAAAAATTAACAAGACATTTTGAAGAGGAAATGAGTTTGATAAGAGAGTCTAAGAAAACAAAAGAAGAAGTTATTGAAGAAGCAAAAAAGATTGTTACAGATATTATAAAGAAATTTAAGAAAGATGAGAAGGAGGTTGGAGAAGAACTTTTAGCAGCTAATAGGGAAACGATAAATGTTATGACTCATATTGGGAACTGTCCAAATTGTAAAGAAGGTAGTTTATCTATTAGAAGAGGAAAATTTGGCCATTTTATAGCTTGTGATAAATATCCTGATTGCAAAACAATATTTTCATTACCTGCTGCTTTAATCAAACCCACTAAAAATATTTGTGAAACTTGCGGGTTGCCAAAGGTTTTGATTATTAAGAAAAGAAAAAGGCCGCAAGAATTATGTATAAATTCAAAATGTTCTGGAAAGATGGAAAATCATACTAAAGAACAACTAAAAGAGATTGATGATATAGAAAATGGAAACGTTGAGAAACCATGTCCTAAATGTAAAGAAGGGCAATTAGTTGTTAGAAAATCTATTTATGGTGCGTTCTTGGGTTGTAATAAATACCCTAAGTGCAGGTTTACTGAAAAAATTGAGAAAGAGGAATAA
- a CDS encoding thymidylate kinase has protein sequence MSSGKLIVVDGTDGSGKATQTKLLVEKLKKENYDVEIIDFPRYGEKSAFLIEEYLNGKFGSAKETGPYVPSIFYACDRYVASMKIKEWLKQGKIVIANRYVASSMAHQGGKIEDKEERDTFLEWLEDLEFNIFKIPKPTANIILYVPPEIGQKLVDKKGHRDYVNGSKRDLHEEDLEHLKDATKTYRTLIEKYNWIVIECAPDNKLKTIEEIQKLLWDKAKDLL, from the coding sequence ATGAGTTCAGGCAAGCTAATTGTTGTTGATGGAACAGATGGAAGTGGCAAAGCCACTCAGACAAAACTTCTTGTTGAAAAACTTAAAAAAGAAAATTATGATGTAGAGATCATTGACTTCCCAAGATACGGAGAAAAAAGTGCTTTTTTAATTGAAGAATATTTAAATGGTAAGTTTGGTTCAGCAAAAGAGACAGGACCTTATGTGCCTTCTATTTTTTATGCATGTGATAGGTATGTTGCTTCTATGAAAATAAAGGAATGGCTTAAACAAGGCAAGATAGTAATTGCAAATAGATATGTTGCATCAAGTATGGCTCACCAAGGAGGAAAAATAGAAGATAAAGAAGAAAGAGATACATTTTTAGAATGGCTTGAAGATTTAGAGTTTAATATTTTTAAAATTCCAAAACCAACAGCAAATATTATTTTATATGTGCCTCCTGAAATAGGTCAAAAATTAGTAGATAAAAAAGGCCATAGAGATTATGTTAATGGCAGTAAAAGAGATTTGCATGAAGAAGATCTAGAACATCTAAAAGATGCAACAAAAACATATAGAACTTTAATAGAAAAATATAATTGGATAGTTATAGAATGTGCTCCAGATAATAAATTAAAAACAATTGAAGAAATTCAAAAACTTCTTTGGGATAAAGCAAAAGATTTACTTTAA
- a CDS encoding deoxyuridine 5'-triphosphate nucleotidohydrolase — MEVKIQKIEDVNLPHYANEHDAGLDIYSAEDLILKKGEKRVVKSGVKMAIPEGFVGLIWDKSGLAAKKGIHVMAGVIDSGYRGEIGVVLKNLGEEDFHVEKNMKIAQMLIQPIITAKIIESDSLEDSERGEGGFGSSGLK; from the coding sequence ATGGAAGTAAAAATTCAAAAAATAGAAGATGTAAATTTACCCCATTATGCTAATGAACATGATGCTGGATTAGATATCTATTCTGCTGAAGATTTAATACTAAAAAAAGGCGAAAAAAGGGTTGTTAAAAGTGGTGTTAAAATGGCCATTCCAGAAGGTTTTGTTGGATTGATATGGGATAAAAGCGGATTAGCAGCCAAAAAAGGTATTCATGTTATGGCGGGTGTAATCGATTCAGGATATAGAGGAGAAATAGGTGTTGTATTAAAAAATTTAGGGGAAGAAGATTTCCATGTTGAAAAAAATATGAAGATTGCCCAAATGCTTATACAACCGATTATAACTGCTAAGATTATTGAATCCGATTCCTTGGAAGATTCTGAGCGAGGAGAAGGTGGATTTGGTAGTTCTGGTTTAAAGTAA
- a CDS encoding bifunctional folylpolyglutamate synthase/dihydrofolate synthase, whose amino-acid sequence MNYEKSLKYLFNRKFFGMKLGLKNIRDLMDHLGNPQNDFKSIHVAGTNGKGSVCSFLSSILEKEGYKVGVYTSPHLVSFRERIKINGKKIERKEISSLLSKIKPFVKDHTFFEVVTALAFLYFKKKKVDIVLVEVGLGGRLDATNVITPEVSVITNIGLEHTEHLGDTLEKIAFEKSGIVKQNIPLVTLSDCKGLNVLKKTCKLEKCKLHLVKPKKLKISLKGNFQHQNASLALGVVDVLREKGYKISNKSVVDGLMNAKWPGRFEFVNGNILFDCAHNPCGAKTLAREIKKLNYKNIYFIVGIMKDKDIKGICKNLEPIAKEIIITKPHVTRAADPGEIADFIGKEVDIIDDIRDALEYAKIKASKEDLIVLTGSIFTVGEAFSFIRPDPFNSKVNKRSINNSK is encoded by the coding sequence ATGAATTATGAAAAATCCTTAAAATATCTTTTTAATAGAAAGTTTTTTGGTATGAAGTTGGGTTTAAAAAATATAAGAGATCTAATGGACCATCTTGGAAACCCTCAAAATGATTTTAAGTCAATACATGTAGCAGGAACAAATGGGAAAGGCTCTGTTTGTTCTTTTCTTTCATCAATTCTTGAAAAAGAAGGATATAAAGTTGGTGTTTACACAAGCCCCCATCTTGTTAGTTTTAGAGAGAGAATAAAAATAAATGGGAAAAAAATAGAGAGAAAAGAGATATCATCTTTATTGTCAAAAATAAAACCCTTTGTTAAAGATCACACTTTTTTTGAAGTTGTTACTGCTTTGGCTTTTCTTTATTTTAAAAAGAAAAAGGTCGATATTGTTCTTGTAGAGGTTGGTTTAGGGGGGCGTCTTGATGCAACAAATGTTATAACTCCTGAAGTTTCCGTTATAACAAATATAGGACTAGAACACACAGAACATTTGGGAGATACATTAGAAAAGATCGCATTTGAGAAATCAGGCATAGTAAAACAAAACATTCCTTTAGTTACTTTGAGCGATTGTAAAGGGTTAAATGTATTAAAAAAAACGTGCAAATTAGAAAAGTGTAAACTTCATCTTGTAAAACCCAAAAAACTTAAAATTTCACTTAAAGGAAATTTTCAGCATCAAAATGCTTCACTTGCATTAGGTGTTGTTGATGTTTTGAGAGAGAAAGGATATAAAATAAGTAACAAATCTGTTGTTGATGGGTTGATGAATGCTAAATGGCCAGGGAGATTTGAATTTGTAAATGGAAATATTCTTTTTGATTGTGCACATAATCCTTGTGGGGCAAAAACTCTTGCTAGAGAGATAAAGAAATTAAATTACAAAAATATTTATTTTATTGTAGGAATAATGAAAGATAAAGATATTAAAGGTATTTGTAAAAATTTAGAACCTATTGCAAAAGAAATAATAATAACAAAACCACATGTAACAAGAGCTGCTGATCCTGGAGAAATTGCTGATTTTATAGGAAAAGAGGTAGACATAATTGATGATATTAGAGATGCTTTAGAATATGCCAAAATAAAAGCAAGTAAAGAAGATCTTATTGTTTTGACTGGATCAATTTTTACTGTTGGTGAGGCTTTTTCTTTTATCAGACCTGATCCATTTAACTCCAAGGTAAACAAGAGGAGTATCAACAACAGCAAATAA
- a CDS encoding 4-demethylwyosine synthase TYW1, with protein MSSDIKKKDLKKQGYRLVGNHSAVKVCGWTRKSLRGEDVCYKEKFYDTKCHLCVQMTPALNTCTHRCVWCWRDIDFTNPRWSGKVDDPKFIVDGCIKEFIASLEGYHGYKKVDKKKLKETNKPQQFAISLSGEPTMYPKLPELILELKKRKINSFLVTNGTNPSMLKKLIEKKAQPTQVYITLPAPDEETYVRVCNPLIKDGWKKILQSLELVSKFKRNIFRLTLTKDINMDKVEEYALLIKKYKPKKIECKSYMWVGYSRERLEIQNMPYHNEVKKFAQKLAKLTGYKIIDEKKESRVVLLSKD; from the coding sequence ATGTCATCTGATATAAAGAAGAAGGATTTGAAAAAACAAGGATATAGGTTAGTTGGTAATCATTCTGCTGTTAAAGTTTGTGGTTGGACTAGAAAATCATTAAGAGGAGAAGATGTTTGTTATAAAGAAAAATTTTATGATACAAAATGCCATTTGTGTGTACAGATGACGCCTGCTCTGAATACATGCACTCATAGGTGTGTTTGGTGCTGGCGTGATATTGATTTTACAAACCCAAGATGGAGCGGGAAAGTTGACGATCCTAAATTTATAGTAGATGGATGTATTAAAGAATTTATTGCTAGTTTAGAGGGTTATCACGGATATAAAAAAGTAGATAAAAAGAAATTAAAAGAAACCAACAAACCCCAACAGTTTGCTATTTCTCTTTCAGGTGAACCAACAATGTACCCAAAACTTCCTGAGCTTATTTTAGAGCTTAAAAAAAGAAAGATAAATTCTTTTTTAGTTACAAACGGTACTAATCCTAGTATGTTAAAGAAATTAATAGAGAAAAAAGCACAACCAACACAAGTTTATATTACCTTGCCTGCACCAGATGAAGAAACTTATGTTAGGGTTTGTAATCCTTTGATAAAGGATGGTTGGAAAAAAATACTTCAAAGTTTAGAATTAGTTAGCAAATTTAAGAGGAACATATTTAGATTGACATTAACAAAAGACATTAATATGGATAAGGTTGAGGAATATGCTTTATTGATTAAGAAATATAAACCAAAGAAAATTGAATGCAAATCTTATATGTGGGTGGGTTATAGTCGGGAAAGATTAGAAATTCAAAATATGCCTTATCATAATGAAGTTAAGAAATTTGCACAAAAATTAGCTAAATTAACTGGTTATAAAATTATTGATGAAAAAAAAGAATCAAGAGTTGTTTTGCTTTCTAAAGATTGA